One stretch of Bdellovibrionales bacterium DNA includes these proteins:
- a CDS encoding B12-binding domain-containing radical SAM protein, with translation MDVVFISGIIDAHKKNFRPFGTHQLAWYLRKNGYQTQVINYVQHAPEKLIKEALAKYITPKTKVVGLGIMSNGSELGIVLKKIESVLYWVKRTYPHVKIIAGGPLTNHLVRKYRNKMLFDYLFYGHGENTLLELCDHLYTDKDHPKTITVQGNTVIQESDANPERSHFKIENSSFEWSDNDFIQENESLPLELGRGCVFSCRFCSYPYIGKKVNDFNRSMECIEQELIRNYEKWKVTSYMMLDDTINASEERNLQFWQMTQRLPFKIKFAGYCRMDLLAKRPESEAVLFESGLRGVYFGLETFNQQAANLIKKGWNATHAKDYLPRLNNDLWKRQVGIQVGMIAGLPPETFEELKESNRWMIANEINHWKWHRLGINREKNSLFISEFDRNAEQYGFDWYVDNGKLYWKTEHATQRDAEEWVSDLTAEASSHYTYACWSLLELAQYDFDIQYMMKIPIKKNDLMPEIARRRKTFIRNYWSQLLNRQVKSIDFIG, from the coding sequence ATGGATGTAGTATTTATTTCGGGCATCATTGATGCTCACAAAAAAAATTTTCGACCTTTCGGAACGCACCAATTGGCTTGGTATTTACGAAAAAACGGCTACCAAACGCAGGTGATTAATTACGTCCAGCACGCTCCAGAAAAACTCATTAAAGAAGCTCTTGCGAAATACATTACCCCGAAAACGAAAGTCGTTGGCTTAGGAATTATGTCCAACGGGTCAGAGCTTGGAATCGTTCTTAAAAAAATTGAATCGGTTCTTTATTGGGTGAAGCGAACCTACCCCCACGTTAAGATCATTGCCGGGGGACCACTTACAAATCACTTAGTTCGCAAGTACCGCAACAAAATGCTTTTTGATTATCTCTTTTACGGGCACGGCGAAAACACTCTCCTCGAACTTTGCGATCATCTGTATACGGATAAAGATCATCCCAAAACAATCACCGTGCAAGGAAACACAGTCATTCAAGAGAGCGATGCCAATCCCGAACGCTCCCATTTTAAAATCGAAAATAGCAGCTTCGAATGGTCCGACAACGACTTCATTCAAGAAAACGAATCCCTTCCTTTGGAATTGGGAAGAGGCTGTGTTTTCTCGTGCCGCTTTTGCTCTTATCCTTACATCGGGAAAAAGGTGAACGACTTCAATCGCTCCATGGAGTGCATCGAGCAAGAACTGATCCGCAATTACGAAAAGTGGAAGGTGACGAGCTACATGATGCTTGATGATACCATTAATGCATCGGAAGAGCGCAACCTGCAGTTTTGGCAGATGACTCAAAGACTGCCTTTTAAAATCAAATTTGCGGGTTATTGCCGGATGGATCTTTTAGCGAAAAGACCCGAGTCGGAGGCGGTCCTCTTCGAATCAGGATTGCGCGGAGTATACTTCGGATTAGAAACCTTTAATCAGCAAGCGGCCAATTTAATTAAAAAGGGCTGGAATGCCACCCATGCCAAAGATTATCTTCCCCGTCTCAATAACGACCTTTGGAAACGACAAGTCGGTATTCAAGTGGGAATGATCGCCGGATTGCCACCCGAGACCTTCGAGGAACTTAAAGAGTCGAATCGGTGGATGATTGCCAATGAGATCAATCATTGGAAATGGCATCGTCTAGGGATTAATCGAGAGAAAAACTCACTATTTATCAGTGAGTTTGATCGCAACGCTGAACAATATGGCTTTGATTGGTACGTGGATAACGGAAAGTTGTATTGGAAGACCGAACACGCCACCCAGCGGGATGCCGAAGAATGGGTGAGTGATCTTACCGCGGAGGCTTCGTCTCACTACACCTATGCCTGCTGGAGCCTTTTAGAATTGGCCCAGTACGACTTCGACATCCAATACATGATGAAAATACCAATCAAAAAGAATGATCTTATGCCAGAGATCGCGAGACGGCGTAAAACTTTTATTCGAAATTATTGGAGCCAACTTTTAAACCGACAGGTCAAATCCATCGATTTTATCGGTTAA